In Piliocolobus tephrosceles isolate RC106 chromosome 12, ASM277652v3, whole genome shotgun sequence, one DNA window encodes the following:
- the ESX1 gene encoding homeobox protein ESX1, which translates to MESLRGYTNGDVGYRSLAVGEDIEEVNDEKLTVTSLMAKGGEDEENARSEPEYGAEAENVGMVGFVPSDDQDREGGGGHEPEQQQEEPPLPEPEERLAARLNLTEDRVQVWFQNRRAKWKRNQRVLMLRNIAAAALARPAEVFLGGPYNATPLDPAVCVHLVPQLPRPFVPPMPPRPPMVPMQPRPPIAPMPPRXXXXVPMQPRPPIAPMPPRPPVVPMQPRPPMVRMPPMAPVPPGPPMVPMPPRPPMAPVPPRPPMAPVPPRPPMAPMPPRPPVPRIGLAPVRITWSPVINSYYTGPFF; encoded by the exons ATGGAGTCTCTTCGCGGGTACACCAACGGTGATGTTGGCTACCGCAGCCTGGCAGTCGGCGAGGACATAGAGGAAGTGAATG ATGAGAAACTTACCGTGACCTCGCTGATGGCAAAGGGAGGAGAGGACGAGGAGAATGCACGGTCCGAACCTGAGTACGGAGCAGAAGCAGAAAACGTTGGCATGGTGGGGTTCGTCCCCTCGGACGACCAAGACCGTGAGGGTGGCGGTGGCCACGAGCCGGAGCAACAGCAGGAGGAGCCGCCCCTGCCCGAGCCGGA AGAAAGACTTGCAGCGCGCCTGAATTTGACTGAAGACAGAGTGCAG GTTTGGTTTCAGAACAGAAGAGCCAAGTGGAAACGAAATCAGAGGGTGCTCATGTTAAGAAACATTGCTGCCGCCGCCCTGGCCCGCCCTGCAGAGGTGTTCTTGGGTGGCCCCTATAATGCCACTCCTCTGGATCCTGCTGTGTGTGTTCATCTGGTGCCACAACTACCAAGACCATTTGTGCCACCTATGCCACCCAGGCCACCCATGGTCCCTATGCAACCCAGGCCACCCATAGCACCTATGCCACCCAGGNNNNNNNNNNTGGTCCCTATGCAACCCAGGCCACCCATAGCACCTATGCCACCCAGGCCACCCGTGGTCCCTATGCAACCCAGGCCACCCATGGTGCGTATGCCACCCATGGCACCTGTGCCACCTGGGCCACCCATGGTGCCTATGCCACCCAGGCCACCCATGGCACCTGTGCCACCCAGGCCACCTATGGCGCCTGTGCCACCCAGGCCACCTATGGCGCCTATGCCACCCAGGCCACCTGTACCTCGTATTGGCCTGGCTCCTGTACGCATCACATGGTCCCCTGTCATCAATAGTTATTATACAGGTCCCTTTTTCTAA